Proteins co-encoded in one Rubrobacter naiadicus genomic window:
- a CDS encoding ATP-binding cassette domain-containing protein — MKETTPILEARGVSKYFGKVVALEDVSMGVRSGEVMCLLGDNGAGKSTLIKILSGVHRPDRGSILVNGEEVVFDSPRDAINHGIATVYQDLAMIPLMGISRNFFIGREPVKRVGPFKMFDVARADRITREELRKIGIELRDTSQPVATLSGGERQSVAIARAVYFGAKVLILDEPTSALGVKQAAIVLRYIARTREQGIGVIFISHNVHHAYAIGDRFTVLNHGRSMGTFEREEISIDELERMMAGGAELERLSAELQKMGSEPPAGERPE, encoded by the coding sequence ATGAAAGAGACGACGCCCATCCTGGAGGCGAGGGGGGTCTCCAAGTACTTCGGCAAGGTCGTGGCGCTCGAGGACGTCTCGATGGGGGTGAGATCCGGGGAGGTGATGTGCCTGCTCGGGGACAACGGGGCGGGCAAGTCCACCCTGATCAAGATCCTCTCCGGCGTCCACCGGCCCGACCGTGGTTCGATCCTGGTCAACGGCGAGGAGGTCGTCTTCGACTCGCCGCGCGACGCCATAAACCACGGCATCGCCACCGTCTACCAGGATCTGGCGATGATCCCGCTGATGGGCATCTCGCGCAACTTCTTCATCGGACGGGAGCCGGTAAAGAGGGTAGGGCCGTTCAAGATGTTCGACGTGGCCAGAGCCGACCGCATCACCCGCGAGGAGCTCCGGAAGATCGGCATAGAGCTGCGCGATACCTCCCAGCCGGTCGCCACGCTCTCCGGCGGCGAGCGGCAGTCGGTGGCGATAGCCCGCGCGGTCTACTTCGGGGCGAAGGTCCTGATCCTCGACGAGCCGACCAGCGCCCTCGGGGTGAAGCAGGCGGCGATCGTTCTGCGCTACATCGCCCGCACCCGCGAGCAGGGCATAGGCGTCATCTTCATCAGCCACAACGTACACCACGCCTACGCCATAGGCGACCGGTTCACCGTCCTCAACCACGGGCGCAGCATGGGCACCTTCGAACGCGAGGAGATCAGCATAGACGAGCTCGAGCGGATGATGGCCGGGGGCGCGGAGCTCGAGAGGCTGAGCGCCGAGCTGCAGAAGATGGGGTCCGAGCCGCCGGCGGGCGAGAGACCCGAGTGA